From Anopheles funestus chromosome 3RL, idAnoFuneDA-416_04, whole genome shotgun sequence, a single genomic window includes:
- the LOC125768814 gene encoding uncharacterized protein LOC125768814 isoform X3, protein MMNQDKQFIVPLGPFNDKVDSHDLRREWEEWHRAFELILQMGKKKSQSRKLVSMLAMGGRGLQRIYYNLRAVPGEVVPKPIKVPMMPTEIPEYDNAVKRLQHFFMGKRNERVDLEVFRSLRQLPEESFNTFMLRLRAQAARCEFSEREEKELLQQITIGAREEKVRDKALENIMNLDEIIIYAMNREILLQQREKHKPFSAGTEVNSINPSRSRNRNFSSSRGIERYQRYGRTRQDNLGNGRYYGASVHGCKRCGSSRHFEDSRDCVARNARCNNCGGHGHYARKCDNRVKQTNRFFGRDRNREYGREFSRGLKSNTNTVDVAVTSEEKDHIAKVE, encoded by the exons ATG ATGAACCAGGACAAGCAATTTATTGTTCCATTGGGACCCTTTAACGATAAAGTGGATTCTCACGACTTACGTCGCGAATGGGAGGAATGGCATCGGGCCTTTGAGCTGATCCtacaaatgggaaaaaagaaatcccaaAGTCGTAAGCTGGTTAGCATGCTAGCAATGGGAGGTCGTGGATTGCAACGCATATACTACAATTTGCGTGCAGTACCGGGAGAAGTTGTTCCTAAGCCAATTAAAGTGCCTATGATGCCGACTGAAATACCGGAATATGATAACGCAGTTAAGCGCCTACAACATTTTTTCATGGGAAAGCGGAATGAGCGAGTGGATTTGGAAGTTTTTCGATCCCTTAGGCAGTTACCGGAGGAATCCTTTAACACTTTTATGCTGCGACTTCGAGCTCAAGCGGCGAGATGCGAGTTTTCCGAGCGGGAGGAGAAAGAATTACTACAACAAATCACGATCGGGGCACGCGAGGAAAAAGTACGGGACAAAGCCTTAGAGAACATCATGAATCTagatgaaattattatttacgcAATGAACCGTGAGATTCTCCTACAACAACGGGAAAAACATAAACCCTTTTCTGCTGGGACGGAAGTGAATAGCATTAATCCCAGTCGCTCAAGGAATCGGAACTTCAGCTCGAGTCGTGGCATTGAACGCTATCAGCGTTATGGACGAACGCGACAGGATAATTTGGGTAATGGGCGTTACTACGGTGCATCGGTACACGGGTGCAAGCGGTGCGGTTCTTCTCGGCACTTCGAGGATTCGCGAGATTGTGTTGCTAGAAATGCACGATGTAATAATTGTGGAGGACATGGACACTATGCCAGAAAATGCGACAATCGAGTGAAACAAACTAATCGATTCTTTGGACGCGATCGCAACCGTGAATATGGACGCGAGTTCAGTCGCGGATTGAAAAGTAACACCAATACAGTAGATGTGGCAGTGACCAGCGAAGAGAAGGATCATATTGCTAAGGTGGAGTAA
- the LOC125768814 gene encoding uncharacterized protein K02A2.6-like isoform X1 yields the protein MMNQDKQFIVPLGPFNDKVDSHDLRREWEEWHRAFELILQMGKKKSQSRKLVSMLAMGGRGLQRIYYNLRAVPGEVVPKPIKVPMMPTEIPEYDNAVKRLQHFFMGKRNERVDLEVFRSLRQLPEESFNTFMLRLRAQAARCEFSEREEKELLQQITIGAREEKVRDKALENIMNLDEIIIYAMNREILLQQREKHKPFSAGTEVNSINPSRSRNRNFSSSRGIERYQRYGRTRQDNLGNGRYYGASVHGCKRCGSSRHFEDSRDCVARNARCNNCGGHGHYARKCDNRVKQTNRFFGRDRNREYGREFSRGLKSNTNTVDVAVTSEEKDHIAKVEAINYNNDSVLCMIDDVPVEFIIDSGSSINAVTEEVWHKLISHKAKIFKRKYQCDRKFYAYANSEPLMVTAIFEALISVNPTKPTNYAEFFVIKGAGKCLLSKRTSEDLKLLRIGLDVLQVNPALGKDTKPFPKFPGVQVKLSIDPNIPPKKIAYLRIPAAMEQKVDNKIKEMLQSDVIEKVEGPADWISPMVVVPKGKDDIRICINMKHPNEAIQREHYPLPIIDTFLNKLKHSKFYSRLDITSAYHHVELHPDSRGVTTFMTNMGLMRFKRLMFGINCAPEIFQRIMTDMLSGIDGVIVYIDDIVVSGSNREEHDKRLQQVLRVLEENNAMLNRSKFVFGVEKLEILGFEVSAQGISPSEEKVAAIKNFRPPSSKEEVRSFLGLLNFVGHFIPNLSTRTEPLRKFIRGEVEMFDREQMDAFDDLRLELSNNVRELGFYDPLDATAVYVDASPVGLGAVLTQTDRHTNKPRIICFASKGLTAAERVYPQTQREALAVVWAVEKLYLYLFGTRFTIFTDHKTLEYIYGGKHQNGRRACSRAEGWALRLQPYDFEIKYIPGATNIADILSRLVSEPGKQFDETSDHFLFSLHEGFSAITLDEIRQETTEDEILLAVMSALDTKHWPPELFRYQAFEKELTVIDGIVVRDDRVVLPAKLRTRALKIAHRGHPGIVAMRRNIREKMWWPCMDRDVTNAVQECAGCAAVSKEYPPEPMIRKEMPERAWQEIAIDFFSAKECSTFLVIVDYYSRFLKVIEMKNTKAAKTIEALESVFHEQTYPETIRSDNGPPFTSEEFSQYCKTKNIRLVRTIPYWPQMNGLVERQNQGVLRALRIAKATGSDWRKAVEDYVYMYNTTPHSVTEKASLELMTGRPVKDLLPSLRTDPHWSRDEEVREKDAIKKMQGKLYTDNRRQAKHADINVGDTVMLRNFETGKLEPKFRLEKFKVLKKIGSDTIVANEEGITYRRSVTHLRKFPLPSADCAASAHSGSIPRDNSENDPVSKEQKLQENKRKREVDQDQVLAKRPIREKRVPLKFL from the exons ATG ATGAACCAGGACAAGCAATTTATTGTTCCATTGGGACCCTTTAACGATAAAGTGGATTCTCACGACTTACGTCGCGAATGGGAGGAATGGCATCGGGCCTTTGAGCTGATCCtacaaatgggaaaaaagaaatcccaaAGTCGTAAGCTGGTTAGCATGCTAGCAATGGGAGGTCGTGGATTGCAACGCATATACTACAATTTGCGTGCAGTACCGGGAGAAGTTGTTCCTAAGCCAATTAAAGTGCCTATGATGCCGACTGAAATACCGGAATATGATAACGCAGTTAAGCGCCTACAACATTTTTTCATGGGAAAGCGGAATGAGCGAGTGGATTTGGAAGTTTTTCGATCCCTTAGGCAGTTACCGGAGGAATCCTTTAACACTTTTATGCTGCGACTTCGAGCTCAAGCGGCGAGATGCGAGTTTTCCGAGCGGGAGGAGAAAGAATTACTACAACAAATCACGATCGGGGCACGCGAGGAAAAAGTACGGGACAAAGCCTTAGAGAACATCATGAATCTagatgaaattattatttacgcAATGAACCGTGAGATTCTCCTACAACAACGGGAAAAACATAAACCCTTTTCTGCTGGGACGGAAGTGAATAGCATTAATCCCAGTCGCTCAAGGAATCGGAACTTCAGCTCGAGTCGTGGCATTGAACGCTATCAGCGTTATGGACGAACGCGACAGGATAATTTGGGTAATGGGCGTTACTACGGTGCATCGGTACACGGGTGCAAGCGGTGCGGTTCTTCTCGGCACTTCGAGGATTCGCGAGATTGTGTTGCTAGAAATGCACGATGTAATAATTGTGGAGGACATGGACACTATGCCAGAAAATGCGACAATCGAGTGAAACAAACTAATCGATTCTTTGGACGCGATCGCAACCGTGAATATGGACGCGAGTTCAGTCGCGGATTGAAAAGTAACACCAATACAGTAGATGTGGCAGTGACCAGCGAAGAGAAGGATCATATTGCTAAG GTGGAAGCAATTAATTATAACAATGACTCCGTACTATGTATGATAGATGATGTGCCCGTGGAATTTATCATTGATTCGGGTTCTTCGATTAACGCTGTTACGGAAGAAGTATGGCATAAATTGATCTCCCATAAGgcgaaaatatttaaaaggaAGTACCAATGCGACCGTAAGTTTTATGCTTATGCAAATAGTGAGCCGTTGATGGTGACAGCGATATTCGAAGCGTTGATATCGGTCAATCCGACAAAACCAACTAACTACGCAGAGTTCTTTGTGATCAAGGGAGCGGGGAAATGTCTTCTCAGCAAACGGACATCGGAAGATCTAAAATTGCTAAGAATTGGCCTTGATGTACTTCAGGTTAACCCAGCTTTAGGCAAAGACACTAAACCATTCCCAAAATTCCCGGGAGTTCAAGTGAAGCTATCTATCGACCCTAACATACCGCCAAAGAAGATCGCTTATTTGAGGATCCCTGCTGCAATGGAACAGAAGGTGGACAATAAGATAAAAGAAATGCTTCAGAGTGACGTCATAGAGAAGGTCGAAGGTCCAGCTGACTGGATATCACCCATGGTGGTAGTTCCCAAAGGAAAGGACGATATCCGGATATGTATAAATATGAAGCACCCAAACGAAGCCATTCAGAGAGAACATTATCCTTTGCCCATTATCGACACGTTCTTGAATAAACTTAAACACTCCAAGTTTTATTCCCGGCTGGATATAACGTCGGCGTACCACCATGTTGAGCTTCACCCTGACTCGCGAGGTGTCACAACCTTCATGACAAACATGGGGCTAATGCGCTTTAAGCGCTTAATGTTCGGTATAAACTGTGCGCCGGAAATCTTCCAAAGGATTATGACGGACATGTTAAGTGGCATTGACGGGGTGATCGTATATATCGATGATATCGTCGTCTCAGGTAGCAACAGGGAGGAACACGATAAACGGTTACAGCAAGTCTTGAGGGTACTAGAAGAAAATAATGCTATGCTAAACCGGAGTAAATTCGTTTTCGGAGTCGAGAAGTTAGAAATACTGGGGTTTGAAGTAAGCGCCCAGGGCATCAGCCCATCCGAAGAGAAAGTAGCGGCAATTAAGAATTTTCGACCACCGTCATCTAAGGAAGAAGTGCGCAGCTTTTTGGGCCTCCTCAACTTCGTTGGTCATTTTATCCCGAATCTCTCCACAAGAACGGAACCGTTAAGAAAATTTATACGAGGAGAAGTAGAGATGTTCGACAGGGAACAAATGGATGCTTTTGATGATTTGCGACTGGAGTTGTCCAATAATGTTCGAGAATTAGGGTTTTATGATCCGCTTGATGCTACGGCGGTATACGTCGATGCCTCACCTGTTGGACTCGGGGCAGTACTTACTCAAACAGAtcgacacacaaacaaacccagAATAATTTGCTTTGCTTCAAAAGGCTTGACCGCTGCTGAAAGAGTGTATCCGCAAACACAACGGGAGGCGCTCGCAGTTGTATGGGCGGTAGAGAAGCTTTACTTGTATCTTTTCGGGACCCGATTCACGATCTTCACCGACCATAAAACTCTGGAATATATATACGGCGGAAAACACCAGAACGGACGACGAGCCTGTTCCAGGGCAGAAGGTTGGGCACTGCGCCTGCAACCGTACGactttgaaattaaatatatacCTGGAGCGACGAATATCGCGGATATCTTATCTCGTCTGGTATCTGAACCCGGGAAACAATTCGATGAAACATCGGaccattttctgttttctttgcaCGAAGGATTTTCCGCGATTACCTTGGATGAAATACGGCAAGAAACCACTGAAGACGAAATACTTTTGGCAGTTATGTCGGCTTTAGACACCAAGCATTGGCCTCCGGAACTTTTTAGATACCAAGCGTTCGAAAAGGAGCTAACTGTCATAGACGGTATTGTGGTGAGAGATGATCGTGTAGTACTACCAGCAAAATTACGCACGAGAGCATTGAAAATAGCACATCGTGGACATCCTGGGATTGTAGCGATGCGAAGAAACATACGTGAAAAAATGTGGTGGCCGTGTATGGATCGGGATGTGACAAATGCTGTTCAGGAATGTGCTGGTTGTGCGGCCGTAAGTAAGGAGTATCCACCGGAACCAATGATACGCAAGGAAATGCCGGAACGCGCGTGGCAAGAGATCGCCATTGATTTCTTTTCAGCGAAAGAATGTTCTACGTTTTTAGTCATCGTCGATTACTACAGTCGATTCTTGAAGGTGATAGAGATGAAGAATACTAAAGCGGCTAAAACAATTGAAGCACTCGAATCTGTTTTTCACGAGCAAACTTACCCTGAGACTATCCGCAGTGATAATGGGCCACCGTTCACGAGCGAAGAGTTTTCGCAATAttgcaaaactaaaaatatcaGATTAGTGCGTACCATACCTTATTGGCCGCAAATGAACGGATTAGTTGAGAGACAAAATCAAGGGGTTCTTCGAGCACTGCGTATTGCCAAGGCAACCGGCAGCGACTGGCGGAAGGCGGTGGAAGATTATGTGTATATGTATAACACAACACCGCACTCAGTAACTGAAAAAGCTTCGTTGGAACTAATGACCGGCCGCCCAGTTAAGGATCTCCTACCTTCACTAAGAACGGATCCACATTGGAGCAGAGATGAGGAAGTACGAGAGAAAGATGCCATAAAGAAGATGCAAGGTAAACTCTACACGGATAATCGCAGACAGGCCAAACATGCTGATATCAATGTCGGTGATACCGTTATGCTGCGAAACTTTGAAACGGGTAAGCTGGAACCAAAGTTTCGTCTCGAGAAGTTTAAGGTGCTGAAGAAAATTGGAAGTGACACTATCGTGGCTAATGAAGAAGGTATCACGTATCGTCGATCGGTGACGCACCTGCGGAAATTCCCATTACCGTCTGCAGATTGCGCTGCATCAGCCCACTCGGGATCAATACCACGAGATAACTCCGAAAATGACCCTGTAtcgaaagaacaaaaactgCAGGAAAACAAACGGAAGCGGGAGGTTGACCAAGATCAGGTCTTGGCCAAGCGGCCAATTAGGGAAAAGAGAGTTCCACTGAAGTTTTTGTAG
- the LOC125768814 gene encoding uncharacterized protein K02A2.6-like isoform X2: MNQDKQFIVPLGPFNDKVDSHDLRREWEEWHRAFELILQMGKKKSQSRKLVSMLAMGGRGLQRIYYNLRAVPGEVVPKPIKVPMMPTEIPEYDNAVKRLQHFFMGKRNERVDLEVFRSLRQLPEESFNTFMLRLRAQAARCEFSEREEKELLQQITIGAREEKVRDKALENIMNLDEIIIYAMNREILLQQREKHKPFSAGTEVNSINPSRSRNRNFSSSRGIERYQRYGRTRQDNLGNGRYYGASVHGCKRCGSSRHFEDSRDCVARNARCNNCGGHGHYARKCDNRVKQTNRFFGRDRNREYGREFSRGLKSNTNTVDVAVTSEEKDHIAKVEAINYNNDSVLCMIDDVPVEFIIDSGSSINAVTEEVWHKLISHKAKIFKRKYQCDRKFYAYANSEPLMVTAIFEALISVNPTKPTNYAEFFVIKGAGKCLLSKRTSEDLKLLRIGLDVLQVNPALGKDTKPFPKFPGVQVKLSIDPNIPPKKIAYLRIPAAMEQKVDNKIKEMLQSDVIEKVEGPADWISPMVVVPKGKDDIRICINMKHPNEAIQREHYPLPIIDTFLNKLKHSKFYSRLDITSAYHHVELHPDSRGVTTFMTNMGLMRFKRLMFGINCAPEIFQRIMTDMLSGIDGVIVYIDDIVVSGSNREEHDKRLQQVLRVLEENNAMLNRSKFVFGVEKLEILGFEVSAQGISPSEEKVAAIKNFRPPSSKEEVRSFLGLLNFVGHFIPNLSTRTEPLRKFIRGEVEMFDREQMDAFDDLRLELSNNVRELGFYDPLDATAVYVDASPVGLGAVLTQTDRHTNKPRIICFASKGLTAAERVYPQTQREALAVVWAVEKLYLYLFGTRFTIFTDHKTLEYIYGGKHQNGRRACSRAEGWALRLQPYDFEIKYIPGATNIADILSRLVSEPGKQFDETSDHFLFSLHEGFSAITLDEIRQETTEDEILLAVMSALDTKHWPPELFRYQAFEKELTVIDGIVVRDDRVVLPAKLRTRALKIAHRGHPGIVAMRRNIREKMWWPCMDRDVTNAVQECAGCAAVSKEYPPEPMIRKEMPERAWQEIAIDFFSAKECSTFLVIVDYYSRFLKVIEMKNTKAAKTIEALESVFHEQTYPETIRSDNGPPFTSEEFSQYCKTKNIRLVRTIPYWPQMNGLVERQNQGVLRALRIAKATGSDWRKAVEDYVYMYNTTPHSVTEKASLELMTGRPVKDLLPSLRTDPHWSRDEEVREKDAIKKMQGKLYTDNRRQAKHADINVGDTVMLRNFETGKLEPKFRLEKFKVLKKIGSDTIVANEEGITYRRSVTHLRKFPLPSADCAASAHSGSIPRDNSENDPVSKEQKLQENKRKREVDQDQVLAKRPIREKRVPLKFL; the protein is encoded by the exons ATGAACCAGGACAAGCAATTTATTGTTCCATTGGGACCCTTTAACGATAAAGTGGATTCTCACGACTTACGTCGCGAATGGGAGGAATGGCATCGGGCCTTTGAGCTGATCCtacaaatgggaaaaaagaaatcccaaAGTCGTAAGCTGGTTAGCATGCTAGCAATGGGAGGTCGTGGATTGCAACGCATATACTACAATTTGCGTGCAGTACCGGGAGAAGTTGTTCCTAAGCCAATTAAAGTGCCTATGATGCCGACTGAAATACCGGAATATGATAACGCAGTTAAGCGCCTACAACATTTTTTCATGGGAAAGCGGAATGAGCGAGTGGATTTGGAAGTTTTTCGATCCCTTAGGCAGTTACCGGAGGAATCCTTTAACACTTTTATGCTGCGACTTCGAGCTCAAGCGGCGAGATGCGAGTTTTCCGAGCGGGAGGAGAAAGAATTACTACAACAAATCACGATCGGGGCACGCGAGGAAAAAGTACGGGACAAAGCCTTAGAGAACATCATGAATCTagatgaaattattatttacgcAATGAACCGTGAGATTCTCCTACAACAACGGGAAAAACATAAACCCTTTTCTGCTGGGACGGAAGTGAATAGCATTAATCCCAGTCGCTCAAGGAATCGGAACTTCAGCTCGAGTCGTGGCATTGAACGCTATCAGCGTTATGGACGAACGCGACAGGATAATTTGGGTAATGGGCGTTACTACGGTGCATCGGTACACGGGTGCAAGCGGTGCGGTTCTTCTCGGCACTTCGAGGATTCGCGAGATTGTGTTGCTAGAAATGCACGATGTAATAATTGTGGAGGACATGGACACTATGCCAGAAAATGCGACAATCGAGTGAAACAAACTAATCGATTCTTTGGACGCGATCGCAACCGTGAATATGGACGCGAGTTCAGTCGCGGATTGAAAAGTAACACCAATACAGTAGATGTGGCAGTGACCAGCGAAGAGAAGGATCATATTGCTAAG GTGGAAGCAATTAATTATAACAATGACTCCGTACTATGTATGATAGATGATGTGCCCGTGGAATTTATCATTGATTCGGGTTCTTCGATTAACGCTGTTACGGAAGAAGTATGGCATAAATTGATCTCCCATAAGgcgaaaatatttaaaaggaAGTACCAATGCGACCGTAAGTTTTATGCTTATGCAAATAGTGAGCCGTTGATGGTGACAGCGATATTCGAAGCGTTGATATCGGTCAATCCGACAAAACCAACTAACTACGCAGAGTTCTTTGTGATCAAGGGAGCGGGGAAATGTCTTCTCAGCAAACGGACATCGGAAGATCTAAAATTGCTAAGAATTGGCCTTGATGTACTTCAGGTTAACCCAGCTTTAGGCAAAGACACTAAACCATTCCCAAAATTCCCGGGAGTTCAAGTGAAGCTATCTATCGACCCTAACATACCGCCAAAGAAGATCGCTTATTTGAGGATCCCTGCTGCAATGGAACAGAAGGTGGACAATAAGATAAAAGAAATGCTTCAGAGTGACGTCATAGAGAAGGTCGAAGGTCCAGCTGACTGGATATCACCCATGGTGGTAGTTCCCAAAGGAAAGGACGATATCCGGATATGTATAAATATGAAGCACCCAAACGAAGCCATTCAGAGAGAACATTATCCTTTGCCCATTATCGACACGTTCTTGAATAAACTTAAACACTCCAAGTTTTATTCCCGGCTGGATATAACGTCGGCGTACCACCATGTTGAGCTTCACCCTGACTCGCGAGGTGTCACAACCTTCATGACAAACATGGGGCTAATGCGCTTTAAGCGCTTAATGTTCGGTATAAACTGTGCGCCGGAAATCTTCCAAAGGATTATGACGGACATGTTAAGTGGCATTGACGGGGTGATCGTATATATCGATGATATCGTCGTCTCAGGTAGCAACAGGGAGGAACACGATAAACGGTTACAGCAAGTCTTGAGGGTACTAGAAGAAAATAATGCTATGCTAAACCGGAGTAAATTCGTTTTCGGAGTCGAGAAGTTAGAAATACTGGGGTTTGAAGTAAGCGCCCAGGGCATCAGCCCATCCGAAGAGAAAGTAGCGGCAATTAAGAATTTTCGACCACCGTCATCTAAGGAAGAAGTGCGCAGCTTTTTGGGCCTCCTCAACTTCGTTGGTCATTTTATCCCGAATCTCTCCACAAGAACGGAACCGTTAAGAAAATTTATACGAGGAGAAGTAGAGATGTTCGACAGGGAACAAATGGATGCTTTTGATGATTTGCGACTGGAGTTGTCCAATAATGTTCGAGAATTAGGGTTTTATGATCCGCTTGATGCTACGGCGGTATACGTCGATGCCTCACCTGTTGGACTCGGGGCAGTACTTACTCAAACAGAtcgacacacaaacaaacccagAATAATTTGCTTTGCTTCAAAAGGCTTGACCGCTGCTGAAAGAGTGTATCCGCAAACACAACGGGAGGCGCTCGCAGTTGTATGGGCGGTAGAGAAGCTTTACTTGTATCTTTTCGGGACCCGATTCACGATCTTCACCGACCATAAAACTCTGGAATATATATACGGCGGAAAACACCAGAACGGACGACGAGCCTGTTCCAGGGCAGAAGGTTGGGCACTGCGCCTGCAACCGTACGactttgaaattaaatatatacCTGGAGCGACGAATATCGCGGATATCTTATCTCGTCTGGTATCTGAACCCGGGAAACAATTCGATGAAACATCGGaccattttctgttttctttgcaCGAAGGATTTTCCGCGATTACCTTGGATGAAATACGGCAAGAAACCACTGAAGACGAAATACTTTTGGCAGTTATGTCGGCTTTAGACACCAAGCATTGGCCTCCGGAACTTTTTAGATACCAAGCGTTCGAAAAGGAGCTAACTGTCATAGACGGTATTGTGGTGAGAGATGATCGTGTAGTACTACCAGCAAAATTACGCACGAGAGCATTGAAAATAGCACATCGTGGACATCCTGGGATTGTAGCGATGCGAAGAAACATACGTGAAAAAATGTGGTGGCCGTGTATGGATCGGGATGTGACAAATGCTGTTCAGGAATGTGCTGGTTGTGCGGCCGTAAGTAAGGAGTATCCACCGGAACCAATGATACGCAAGGAAATGCCGGAACGCGCGTGGCAAGAGATCGCCATTGATTTCTTTTCAGCGAAAGAATGTTCTACGTTTTTAGTCATCGTCGATTACTACAGTCGATTCTTGAAGGTGATAGAGATGAAGAATACTAAAGCGGCTAAAACAATTGAAGCACTCGAATCTGTTTTTCACGAGCAAACTTACCCTGAGACTATCCGCAGTGATAATGGGCCACCGTTCACGAGCGAAGAGTTTTCGCAATAttgcaaaactaaaaatatcaGATTAGTGCGTACCATACCTTATTGGCCGCAAATGAACGGATTAGTTGAGAGACAAAATCAAGGGGTTCTTCGAGCACTGCGTATTGCCAAGGCAACCGGCAGCGACTGGCGGAAGGCGGTGGAAGATTATGTGTATATGTATAACACAACACCGCACTCAGTAACTGAAAAAGCTTCGTTGGAACTAATGACCGGCCGCCCAGTTAAGGATCTCCTACCTTCACTAAGAACGGATCCACATTGGAGCAGAGATGAGGAAGTACGAGAGAAAGATGCCATAAAGAAGATGCAAGGTAAACTCTACACGGATAATCGCAGACAGGCCAAACATGCTGATATCAATGTCGGTGATACCGTTATGCTGCGAAACTTTGAAACGGGTAAGCTGGAACCAAAGTTTCGTCTCGAGAAGTTTAAGGTGCTGAAGAAAATTGGAAGTGACACTATCGTGGCTAATGAAGAAGGTATCACGTATCGTCGATCGGTGACGCACCTGCGGAAATTCCCATTACCGTCTGCAGATTGCGCTGCATCAGCCCACTCGGGATCAATACCACGAGATAACTCCGAAAATGACCCTGTAtcgaaagaacaaaaactgCAGGAAAACAAACGGAAGCGGGAGGTTGACCAAGATCAGGTCTTGGCCAAGCGGCCAATTAGGGAAAAGAGAGTTCCACTGAAGTTTTTGTAG